The following proteins come from a genomic window of Quadrisphaera sp. RL12-1S:
- a CDS encoding transglutaminase-like domain-containing protein, with product MSVQPHPALRLVADVAAVLGLVGVASLGWVGVLDGLRWVAVVAAGAALGAALGLAAVRWRWPVLLTSAAAVVVLLVAGPAAAVPGRALAGVLPTPSSTVAVLAGALRSWKELLTLPAPVQPGAGSGAVLVAPLVVALVAGAVVTAGVQQRRAWWVALLPAPAVLVVTALLGTDQPLAPALRGAALVVGSLAWASWRRDRSSSPAGTPAAPAARSWRRPVGAAALLALGAVGGVLAAPAVGASTPRLVLRDALTPPFDPASYPSPLAAYRHYVKDLRDQTVFEVTGLPQGARLRLAVMDAYDGTVWDVAGSAPSPGSGRWVPLAGEAPSGATVRLGVVDRGYSGVWLPTTGDVTDVRFTGPRAAALQQGLHYDSAAQVAVTSAGLAPGDGYTVRAEPVTAITLTQLLADPRAATAPAATTALPAPATVPTGVGAFAAEHAGDGSAAQRAQGLATALQQGFFSHGLEGDAASRAGHGAGRLASMLASDQMIGDDEQYAALMALAARQVGLSSRVVMGFAPQAAGGRGGGGGAVTVTGGDVRAWTEVDVQGVGWVAVDATPDPSRVPQPQSARPRSVPEPQVQPQQEPAPQPQQPQARSTDTDQPDRDRSAGGLPWGSIAAGGAPVLLVVLLSGGLVLTKALRQRRRRTRGDGAQRMVGAWEELVDTARDLGAAPPVRATRREAAAVLPPEQRAAATALAERVDAGAFAPRQPSEPEVTGTWSELDELLGHLRAGTSRRRRLWARVTPRSLWRRR from the coding sequence GTGAGCGTGCAGCCCCACCCGGCGCTGCGCCTGGTCGCAGACGTCGCCGCCGTCCTGGGGCTGGTCGGCGTGGCCAGCCTCGGCTGGGTCGGCGTGCTCGACGGCCTGCGCTGGGTGGCGGTGGTGGCCGCCGGCGCGGCGCTCGGCGCCGCCCTGGGCCTCGCCGCGGTGCGCTGGCGCTGGCCGGTGCTGCTGACCAGCGCCGCCGCCGTCGTCGTCCTGCTGGTCGCAGGACCGGCCGCAGCGGTGCCGGGCCGGGCGCTCGCCGGGGTGCTGCCCACGCCGTCCAGCACGGTGGCGGTGCTCGCTGGTGCGCTGCGCAGCTGGAAGGAGCTGCTCACTCTGCCCGCGCCCGTGCAACCCGGGGCGGGCAGCGGCGCGGTGCTCGTGGCGCCCCTCGTGGTGGCACTGGTGGCCGGGGCCGTGGTGACCGCGGGGGTGCAGCAGCGCCGCGCCTGGTGGGTGGCGCTGCTGCCCGCGCCCGCGGTGCTGGTGGTCACGGCGCTGCTTGGCACTGACCAGCCGCTCGCGCCGGCGCTGCGCGGTGCGGCGCTGGTGGTCGGGTCGCTGGCGTGGGCCTCCTGGCGGCGCGACCGCAGCTCGTCACCCGCCGGCACCCCGGCCGCCCCTGCCGCGCGGTCGTGGAGACGCCCGGTCGGTGCTGCGGCGCTGCTCGCCCTCGGCGCGGTGGGCGGGGTGCTCGCGGCTCCGGCGGTCGGCGCGAGCACCCCGCGCCTCGTGCTGCGTGACGCCCTCACCCCGCCGTTCGACCCGGCCTCCTACCCCAGCCCGCTGGCGGCCTACCGCCACTACGTCAAGGACCTGCGCGACCAGACGGTCTTCGAGGTCACCGGGCTGCCGCAGGGCGCGCGGCTGCGGCTGGCGGTCATGGACGCCTACGACGGCACGGTGTGGGACGTCGCCGGGTCCGCGCCGTCGCCGGGGTCGGGGCGCTGGGTGCCGCTGGCGGGGGAGGCGCCCTCGGGCGCGACCGTGCGGCTGGGCGTGGTCGACCGCGGCTACTCCGGCGTCTGGCTGCCCACCACCGGTGACGTCACCGATGTGCGCTTCACCGGTCCCCGCGCCGCCGCCCTCCAGCAGGGGCTGCACTACGACTCCGCCGCCCAGGTCGCCGTGACGTCGGCCGGCCTGGCCCCGGGCGACGGGTACACCGTCCGGGCCGAGCCGGTGACCGCCATCACCCTCACCCAGCTGCTGGCCGACCCGCGCGCCGCCACCGCGCCTGCGGCCACCACCGCGCTGCCCGCCCCGGCCACCGTGCCCACCGGCGTGGGGGCCTTCGCCGCCGAGCACGCCGGCGACGGTTCGGCGGCGCAGCGCGCGCAGGGCCTCGCAACGGCGCTCCAGCAGGGCTTCTTCAGCCACGGTCTGGAGGGAGACGCCGCCTCGCGCGCCGGCCACGGCGCTGGCCGGCTCGCCTCGATGCTGGCGTCGGACCAGATGATCGGCGACGACGAGCAGTACGCGGCCCTCATGGCGCTCGCGGCCCGGCAGGTCGGCCTGTCGTCGCGGGTGGTCATGGGTTTCGCGCCGCAGGCCGCCGGCGGACGAGGGGGCGGTGGTGGTGCGGTGACGGTGACCGGCGGTGACGTGCGCGCCTGGACCGAGGTGGACGTGCAGGGCGTGGGGTGGGTGGCGGTCGACGCGACACCCGACCCGAGCCGCGTGCCGCAGCCGCAGTCCGCCCGGCCGCGCTCGGTGCCTGAGCCGCAGGTGCAGCCCCAGCAGGAGCCGGCTCCCCAGCCGCAGCAGCCGCAGGCGCGCTCCACCGACACCGACCAGCCCGACCGCGACCGCAGCGCCGGTGGCCTCCCGTGGGGGAGCATCGCCGCCGGGGGCGCGCCCGTGCTCCTCGTGGTGCTGCTGTCGGGCGGCCTGGTGCTGACCAAGGCGCTGCGCCAGCGCCGCCGCCGCACCCGCGGCGACGGCGCGCAGCGGATGGTGGGTGCCTGGGAAGAGCTGGTGGACACCGCACGCGACCTCGGCGCGGCACCACCGGTCCGGGCGACCCGCCGCGAGGCGGCCGCGGTGCTGCCGCCCGAGCAGCGTGCCGCCGCCACCGCCCTGGCCGAGCGCGTGGACGCCGGGGCGTTCGCCCCGAGGCAGCCCAGCGAGCCGGAGGTCACCGGCACCTGGTCGGAGCTCGATGAACTGCTCGGGCACCTGCGCGCCGGCACCAGCCGGCGCCGCCGCCTGTGGGCGCGCGTGACGCCCCGCAGCCTGTGGCGCCGGCGGTGA
- a CDS encoding DUF58 domain-containing protein, with product MSALQRLARRALRVPSAAGWALLAATAVLTAAAGPTGWVELRAGALAGAAVLVVAGLFTLGRSDYRVEVVVHADRVVVGERAIGELRITCAARHRLLPARIDLPVGDLTASFPLPSLAPGQVHEEGFLLPTDRRGVVVVGPVSSVRGDPLGLLRRTVRWTAPQSVRVHPRTVRLDLPATGRSPDLDGAASGSLTSSDIAFHALRQYVPGDDRRHVHWRTSARTGELVVRQYDESRRAHVVVVLSTAPADYASAAELELAISAAGSWALSAMRSEQRTTVLTTRGPLPTATPRALLDSLADLPALDDNALAHRSQKADDDAGGVAVLLRDAARRSGASGTVVLTGAHGALAQVQRGARALPVDVPVVVVRALGGEGARIPAQQPSALAGVSASGRLAVVGLTDLLALPRAARAASL from the coding sequence ATGAGCGCGCTGCAGCGGCTGGCCCGCCGGGCCCTGCGCGTCCCCAGCGCTGCCGGCTGGGCCCTGCTCGCCGCCACCGCGGTCCTCACTGCGGCCGCTGGCCCGACCGGCTGGGTGGAGCTGCGCGCCGGGGCGTTGGCCGGCGCGGCCGTGCTCGTCGTCGCCGGGCTCTTCACGCTCGGCCGCTCCGACTACCGCGTCGAGGTGGTCGTCCACGCCGACCGCGTCGTGGTCGGCGAGCGGGCGATCGGCGAGCTGCGGATCACGTGCGCCGCCCGCCACCGGCTGCTGCCCGCGCGCATCGACCTGCCCGTCGGTGACCTGACGGCCAGCTTCCCCCTGCCTTCGCTGGCACCCGGCCAGGTGCACGAGGAGGGCTTCCTGCTGCCCACAGACCGCCGCGGCGTGGTGGTGGTGGGCCCGGTGAGCTCGGTGCGCGGCGATCCGCTCGGCCTGCTGCGGCGCACTGTCCGCTGGACTGCCCCGCAGAGCGTGCGCGTGCACCCGCGCACGGTGCGCCTCGACCTGCCCGCCACCGGGCGCAGCCCCGACCTCGACGGCGCGGCCAGCGGCTCCCTCACCTCCAGTGACATCGCCTTCCACGCCCTGCGCCAGTACGTGCCCGGCGACGACCGCCGCCACGTGCACTGGCGCACGTCGGCGCGCACGGGCGAGCTGGTGGTGCGCCAGTACGACGAGTCGCGCCGCGCGCACGTCGTCGTCGTCCTCTCCACGGCCCCGGCGGACTACGCCAGCGCGGCGGAGCTGGAGCTGGCCATCAGCGCGGCGGGCTCGTGGGCGCTCTCAGCGATGCGCTCCGAGCAGCGCACCACTGTGCTCACCACGCGGGGGCCGCTGCCGACCGCCACCCCGCGCGCCCTCCTCGACTCCCTCGCGGACCTGCCGGCCCTCGACGACAACGCCCTCGCCCACCGCTCCCAGAAGGCCGACGACGACGCGGGTGGTGTCGCGGTGCTGCTGCGCGACGCCGCCCGCCGGTCCGGCGCGAGCGGGACCGTGGTGCTGACCGGCGCCCACGGAGCGCTGGCGCAGGTGCAGCGGGGCGCCCGGGCGCTTCCGGTCGACGTTCCGGTGGTCGTGGTGCGTGCGCTCGGCGGCGAAGGCGCACGGATCCCCGCGCAGCAGCCGTCAGCCCTCGCCGGGGTCAGCGCCAGCGGGCGCCTGGCGGTCGTGGGCCTGACGGACCTCTTGGCTCTGCCTCGGGCAGCCCGGGCGGCGTCCCTGTGA
- a CDS encoding WXG100 family type VII secretion target — MAGNLTGADVAQLRDLARQLDLGAQRVRTLGEGVRASLAAAPWTGQRADDYRRRFNGTDLVALRSAVGLLEEAARTLRRNADEQERASSSGGSTGAGGGFGDGLLLGAAGRSVLGPLLRGVVERPDLAYSDRFFPPGLFTVLERLDGASNTTRALLTELARDPHLLSEFLHWQGDVDTLVEAVHLSPQLGLGEAHTGVEGHVEASHHGATADGLFQYDAAALAEASVTADASAKLSSDGLAAAAGVGVVAAVSASAAGRVGTDAVNAHARVAGELKAYADAGGKVQVGPKGADLNAKAEAGVMATVTAGLGTKFGPLTVDAQVQGHAGAGAQADAGLSLTAHKVGFRANVGAAIGLGAGGAVDVSVDPTELADDVAEGAARFWKGIR, encoded by the coding sequence GTGGCAGGGAACCTGACCGGAGCTGATGTCGCGCAGCTGCGCGACCTCGCCCGCCAGCTGGACCTGGGCGCCCAGCGCGTCCGGACCCTGGGGGAGGGGGTCCGGGCGTCGCTGGCGGCGGCCCCGTGGACCGGGCAGCGCGCCGACGACTACCGGCGCCGCTTCAACGGCACGGACCTCGTGGCGCTCCGATCCGCCGTCGGCCTGCTGGAGGAGGCGGCCCGCACGCTGCGGCGCAACGCCGACGAGCAGGAGCGCGCCAGCTCCTCCGGCGGCAGCACGGGCGCAGGAGGGGGTTTTGGAGACGGCCTCCTCCTGGGCGCAGCTGGCCGTTCGGTCCTCGGTCCTCTGCTGCGCGGCGTTGTCGAGCGACCAGACCTCGCCTACTCCGACCGGTTCTTCCCCCCGGGTCTCTTCACCGTGCTGGAGCGCCTGGACGGCGCCTCGAACACCACCCGCGCGCTGCTGACCGAGCTGGCACGTGATCCGCACCTGCTGTCGGAGTTCCTGCACTGGCAGGGAGACGTCGACACCCTGGTGGAGGCCGTGCACCTCAGCCCGCAGCTCGGGCTGGGCGAGGCGCACACCGGCGTGGAGGGGCACGTCGAGGCCTCTCACCACGGAGCCACGGCCGACGGCCTGTTCCAGTACGACGCCGCGGCCCTAGCAGAGGCCTCGGTCACCGCTGACGCCTCAGCGAAGCTCTCCTCAGACGGTCTCGCGGCCGCCGCAGGCGTCGGGGTGGTAGCGGCCGTGAGCGCGTCCGCCGCCGGTCGTGTCGGCACCGACGCGGTCAACGCCCACGCCCGGGTGGCCGGTGAGCTCAAGGCCTACGCCGACGCCGGCGGGAAGGTGCAGGTGGGACCGAAGGGGGCCGACCTCAACGCCAAGGCCGAGGCCGGCGTCATGGCCACGGTCACCGCCGGGCTGGGCACCAAGTTCGGCCCCCTGACGGTGGACGCCCAGGTGCAGGGGCACGCTGGTGCCGGGGCCCAGGCCGACGCGGGCCTGTCGCTCACGGCGCACAAGGTCGGGTTCAGGGCCAACGTGGGAGCGGCGATCGGGCTGGGCGCTGGTGGCGCTGTCGACGTCAGCGTGGATCCGACCGAGCTCGCCGACGACGTCGCCGAGGGCGCAGCACGTTTCTGGAAGGGGATCCGATGA
- a CDS encoding RDD family protein, with product MSFGLHPPQPVPAPLDRRIGAYLINTAIGVVAVLVVFFLGLLVIALGEQAGAGAVSGAGSVIVIFVYLFGGLAWSVALAVMESRSASPGKRLLGLRVARVSSGENLTTGQAFGRVFVLGLIGGLTFGIATIIMIVLVARDPSRGGRMWHDQAFDSIVVDERAVSGPPDPSDAAPDQARPFGQPLDRPVPVSAPGPAAPVAPAPRASSESSSAPRLAPPPPHRAPAPAPAPPPPTTGLITGVPGSSAPPVPPAPPGPSSPPSPSAPAAGGAAAAASTSTAPEAEDDDEDVTRYVRRPSTPPSVGGWRVVLADGTAVVVDKATLLGRDPAPRGGEDAAALVPVRDGDRLVSKTHLLLRPEGGALWAVDRGSTNGTQLVRAGEPPRRLVPEDRTELRTGDQLSLGGVVITVQRT from the coding sequence ATGTCGTTCGGTCTGCACCCGCCACAGCCGGTTCCCGCCCCGCTGGACCGCCGCATCGGCGCCTACCTCATCAACACCGCCATCGGAGTGGTGGCGGTGCTCGTGGTGTTCTTCCTCGGGCTGCTCGTGATCGCCCTGGGCGAGCAGGCGGGCGCGGGAGCCGTCTCGGGCGCCGGCAGCGTCATCGTGATCTTCGTCTACCTCTTCGGCGGCCTGGCGTGGTCGGTGGCCCTGGCCGTCATGGAGTCGCGCAGTGCCAGCCCCGGCAAGAGGCTGCTGGGACTGCGTGTCGCGCGCGTCAGCAGCGGGGAGAACCTCACGACGGGACAGGCCTTCGGCCGGGTGTTCGTCCTCGGGCTCATCGGTGGCCTGACGTTCGGCATCGCCACGATCATCATGATCGTCCTCGTAGCGCGGGATCCCAGCCGTGGCGGCCGCATGTGGCACGACCAGGCCTTCGACAGCATCGTCGTCGACGAGCGGGCCGTCTCCGGCCCGCCGGACCCATCCGACGCGGCGCCGGATCAGGCGCGGCCGTTCGGCCAGCCGCTGGACCGTCCGGTGCCGGTCAGCGCCCCGGGCCCGGCTGCCCCGGTGGCGCCCGCGCCGCGAGCTTCGAGCGAGTCGTCGTCGGCCCCGCGGCTCGCGCCGCCACCTCCGCATCGTGCGCCCGCTCCTGCGCCAGCCCCGCCACCGCCGACCACGGGGCTCATCACCGGCGTGCCCGGCTCCTCCGCGCCACCGGTGCCACCGGCACCACCTGGGCCGTCGTCGCCGCCGTCGCCGTCCGCGCCGGCTGCAGGCGGGGCGGCCGCCGCTGCGTCGACCTCCACAGCCCCTGAGGCCGAGGATGACGACGAGGACGTCACGCGCTACGTGCGGCGCCCGTCGACCCCGCCCTCCGTCGGAGGCTGGCGGGTGGTGCTCGCCGACGGCACCGCCGTCGTCGTCGACAAGGCCACCCTGCTGGGGCGAGACCCGGCGCCGCGAGGCGGGGAGGACGCGGCCGCTCTGGTGCCTGTCCGCGACGGAGACCGGCTCGTGTCCAAGACCCACCTGCTGCTGCGCCCCGAGGGCGGGGCGCTGTGGGCCGTCGATCGTGGCTCTACGAACGGCACGCAGCTGGTCCGGGCCGGCGAGCCGCCCCGTCGGCTGGTCCCGGAGGACCGCACCGAGCTGCGCACCGGGGACCAGCTCTCCCTCGGGGGCGTGGTCATCACGGTGCAGCGCACCTGA
- a CDS encoding WXG100 family type VII secretion target, with amino-acid sequence MAMVGMNVEQVEGVARQLSDAGQQIQQLSAKLSSLLQSAEWVGNDQQQFLNEWNGTHRTALQRVVDGLNQASQAASRNAREQRDVSGR; translated from the coding sequence ATGGCGATGGTCGGCATGAACGTGGAGCAGGTCGAGGGTGTCGCGCGTCAGCTGAGCGACGCCGGTCAGCAGATCCAGCAGCTGTCCGCCAAGCTCTCCAGCCTGCTGCAGAGCGCCGAGTGGGTCGGCAACGACCAGCAGCAGTTCCTCAACGAGTGGAACGGCACCCACCGCACCGCGCTGCAGCGCGTGGTCGACGGCCTGAACCAGGCCAGCCAGGCCGCCTCCCGCAACGCCCGCGAGCAGCGCGACGTCTCGGGCCGCTGA
- a CDS encoding FtsK/SpoIIIE domain-containing protein — protein sequence MRLKLTWVDRGGAPQDVLVAADVVATVHDVAAALDAGGPSSPAATSSLTLRRHADGGLPDLVLDPSQPLAEAPLASGATVSATTAGRSWADPRADRGPTAAVLTVLTGPHAGRQVELPAGTAVIGRDPRCDVVVDDPLASKRHARLVVGEVAEVVDLGSANGTAVGGGPVGRAVLSPSDVVVVGETQLSVRLLPRSGAREDGSTSVAFVRSPVSEKPPTGAALEPPEPPGAVQPYPLPLLAMLAPLVAGVVLLVVTGSLLSLVFVLLSPVLAVAVWLDQRLAGRRQERQEAAAFTAALAALDEQLGHLQEQERQDRLAEAPSTADAVAAAYRLQPLLWCRRPDSARFLALRLGLGAAPARHHVAVSSGVRGRPEHLRAVAELVERRATLTGVPVVVPLLTAADSTAHAPAGVVGVAGRGEHADGTARALVVQLVALHSPAEVVVTATTGAAGAAAWSWLRWLPHTSSAASPLGGSTAAHLAAGAADGAALVARLEQLVELRAGAAEPGAARPRQSVQQPDEHHGPLPAVLLVVGRDSPVERSRLVQLAESGSAVGIVVLWCAAEVEALPSACRAVVAVRPDGSASAQLPRTGTRVDPVACETVTAEVAEAFARRLAPVVDSGARIDDGSDLPRSTALLDLLGGAAALDPQAALERWGEARGDGLRAAVGLTALEPFVLDLRLHGPHALVGGTTGSGKSEFLQSWVLALAAGHSPQRLTFLFVDYKGGSAFGACTELPHAVGLVTDLTPHLVRRALTSLRAELRHRERVLAAGGHKDLLTMERSGDPATPTSLVIVVDEFAALAGEVPEFVDGVVDVAQRGRSLGLHLVLATQRPAGVITGSLRANTALRIALRLADAEDSDDVVGDPAAAEIDPSVPGRALARSGPTSLTPFQAAYAGGRSGSGRPAAAEVSVEGLGAGGRPWPSASSSTADDDDGPTDVTRLVGALQTAAQLAELPTPRRPWLEPLGDGYDLADLRQRHDRELVLGMADDPDHQRQLPVAFHPDSEGNLLVLGTGGSGKSTALRTLAVAAAITPRGGPVHVHALDFAGGGLAILEGLPHVGSVVSGDDGERVVRLLARLRALVEERGRRYAAARASTITEYRELAGAPEEPRVLVLLDGLGAFREAYEVGRGAPWFTALLQVASDGRAVGVHLAVSNDRPGGIPPALASSVQRRLVLRLASEDDYALVDVPKDVLGAASPPGRGVLDGREVQVAVLGGSRSVRHQSEALRALATSVARRPGAVAEPVGRLPERVPLADLPVAVGGLPVLGVEDDGLAPVGFDPRGVFVVAGPPASGRTTALASLARSVQRWCPQVRTHLLSADPSSLTGLLAWTSRAVGPEAVDEAARRVLDELGRPGNAPAPHLVVVEDAPLHVGGLAETALVDLVAACLRGGHTLLVDGETSALTQWGPLLTAVRAGRRGVVLQPDQVDGDAVFRTAFPRVARAEFPPGRGLLVSRGAAVRVQVALPEVS from the coding sequence GTGAGGCTCAAGCTGACCTGGGTGGACCGTGGCGGCGCGCCGCAGGACGTGCTCGTGGCGGCCGACGTGGTGGCTACCGTGCACGACGTCGCAGCAGCCCTCGACGCGGGTGGCCCCAGCAGTCCCGCCGCTACGAGCAGCCTCACGCTGCGCCGCCACGCCGACGGGGGTCTGCCCGACCTCGTGCTCGACCCGTCTCAGCCTCTCGCCGAGGCCCCCTTGGCCTCCGGGGCCACCGTCTCGGCCACCACCGCCGGCCGGTCCTGGGCCGACCCCCGGGCTGACCGCGGGCCCACCGCCGCGGTGCTCACCGTGCTCACCGGCCCGCACGCGGGCCGGCAGGTGGAGCTGCCCGCCGGCACCGCCGTGATCGGGCGCGACCCGCGCTGCGACGTGGTGGTGGACGACCCGCTCGCCTCCAAGCGGCACGCCCGCCTCGTGGTGGGCGAGGTGGCCGAGGTGGTGGACCTGGGCTCCGCCAACGGCACCGCTGTGGGCGGAGGGCCCGTGGGGCGCGCCGTCCTGAGCCCCTCCGATGTCGTGGTGGTCGGCGAGACGCAGCTGTCGGTGCGGCTGCTGCCACGCTCGGGTGCTCGCGAGGACGGCAGCACCTCCGTCGCCTTCGTGAGGTCGCCGGTGTCCGAGAAGCCCCCGACGGGTGCCGCGCTGGAGCCGCCCGAGCCCCCCGGTGCTGTGCAGCCCTACCCGCTGCCGCTGCTCGCGATGCTCGCCCCTCTGGTGGCCGGCGTGGTGCTGCTGGTGGTGACCGGCTCCCTGCTCTCGCTCGTGTTCGTGCTGCTCAGCCCCGTGCTCGCGGTGGCGGTCTGGCTCGACCAGCGCCTTGCGGGCCGCCGCCAGGAGCGGCAGGAGGCGGCTGCGTTCACCGCCGCGCTGGCGGCCCTCGACGAGCAACTCGGCCACCTGCAGGAGCAGGAGCGCCAGGACCGGCTGGCCGAGGCGCCCTCCACGGCGGACGCGGTGGCCGCGGCCTACCGGCTCCAGCCGCTGCTGTGGTGCCGACGTCCCGACTCCGCGCGCTTCCTGGCCCTGCGGTTGGGCCTGGGTGCTGCGCCCGCACGCCACCACGTGGCGGTCTCCTCCGGGGTGCGCGGCCGTCCCGAACACCTGCGGGCCGTGGCCGAGCTGGTCGAGCGCCGCGCCACCCTCACCGGCGTGCCCGTGGTGGTGCCCCTGCTCACCGCCGCGGACAGCACCGCCCATGCGCCGGCGGGCGTGGTGGGCGTCGCCGGGCGCGGCGAGCACGCCGACGGCACCGCCCGCGCCCTCGTGGTGCAGCTCGTCGCGCTGCACTCCCCGGCCGAGGTGGTGGTGACCGCCACCACCGGTGCGGCCGGCGCTGCCGCCTGGAGCTGGCTGCGCTGGCTGCCGCACACCAGCTCGGCGGCCTCGCCGCTCGGCGGGTCCACCGCCGCCCACCTCGCGGCCGGGGCCGCTGACGGAGCCGCGCTCGTAGCTCGCCTGGAGCAGCTGGTGGAGCTGCGCGCCGGCGCTGCTGAGCCGGGCGCCGCCCGTCCTCGGCAGTCCGTCCAGCAGCCCGACGAGCACCACGGCCCGCTGCCCGCGGTGCTGCTCGTGGTCGGCCGCGACTCGCCTGTCGAGCGCAGCCGTCTGGTGCAGCTGGCCGAGAGCGGGTCGGCGGTGGGCATCGTCGTCCTGTGGTGCGCCGCCGAGGTGGAGGCGCTGCCGTCGGCGTGCCGGGCGGTGGTCGCCGTGCGCCCTGACGGCAGTGCCTCCGCGCAGCTGCCGCGCACCGGCACCCGGGTGGACCCGGTGGCCTGCGAGACGGTGACGGCGGAGGTCGCGGAGGCCTTCGCGCGCCGGTTGGCGCCCGTGGTCGACTCCGGCGCCCGCATCGATGACGGCAGCGACCTGCCCCGCTCCACCGCGCTGCTCGACCTGCTCGGCGGTGCGGCCGCGCTCGACCCGCAGGCCGCGCTCGAGCGGTGGGGCGAGGCGCGCGGTGACGGGCTGCGCGCCGCGGTCGGGCTCACTGCGCTGGAGCCGTTCGTGCTGGACCTGCGCCTGCACGGGCCGCACGCGCTGGTGGGCGGCACCACCGGGTCGGGCAAGAGCGAGTTCCTCCAGTCGTGGGTGCTGGCCCTGGCCGCGGGGCACTCCCCGCAGCGGCTGACGTTCCTCTTCGTGGACTACAAGGGCGGCTCGGCGTTCGGTGCGTGCACCGAGCTGCCGCACGCGGTGGGACTGGTCACCGACCTCACCCCGCACCTCGTGCGGCGGGCGCTGACGTCGCTGCGCGCCGAGCTGCGCCACCGCGAGCGCGTGCTGGCGGCCGGTGGTCACAAGGACCTGCTGACCATGGAGCGCAGCGGCGACCCCGCCACCCCAACGAGCCTGGTGATCGTGGTGGACGAGTTCGCGGCGCTGGCGGGGGAGGTGCCGGAGTTCGTCGACGGCGTGGTCGACGTCGCCCAGCGCGGCCGCTCCCTCGGCTTGCACCTGGTGCTGGCCACGCAGCGCCCCGCCGGCGTCATCACCGGCAGCCTGCGGGCCAACACGGCGCTGCGGATCGCCCTGCGCCTGGCCGACGCCGAAGACTCCGACGACGTGGTGGGCGACCCCGCCGCCGCCGAGATCGACCCGTCGGTGCCAGGCCGCGCCCTGGCCCGCAGCGGGCCCACCAGCCTCACGCCCTTCCAGGCGGCCTACGCCGGTGGCCGCTCGGGCAGCGGGCGCCCCGCGGCCGCGGAGGTCTCGGTGGAGGGGCTGGGCGCCGGGGGGCGGCCCTGGCCGTCGGCGTCCTCCTCGACCGCTGACGACGACGACGGCCCCACCGATGTCACGCGCCTGGTGGGCGCACTGCAGACGGCCGCGCAGCTGGCCGAGCTGCCGACACCGCGCCGCCCCTGGCTGGAGCCGCTGGGTGACGGGTACGACCTGGCGGACCTGCGTCAGCGCCACGACCGCGAGCTGGTGCTAGGCATGGCCGACGACCCCGACCACCAGCGGCAGCTGCCGGTGGCCTTCCACCCCGACTCCGAGGGCAACCTGTTGGTGCTGGGCACGGGCGGCTCCGGCAAGAGCACCGCGCTGCGCACGCTGGCGGTGGCGGCGGCCATCACCCCGCGCGGCGGGCCGGTGCACGTGCACGCCCTCGACTTCGCCGGGGGTGGCCTGGCGATCCTGGAGGGGCTGCCGCACGTGGGGTCGGTGGTCTCCGGGGACGACGGCGAGCGCGTGGTGCGCCTCCTGGCGCGCCTGCGCGCCCTGGTGGAGGAGCGGGGTCGGCGGTACGCGGCAGCGCGCGCCTCCACCATCACCGAGTACCGCGAGCTGGCCGGAGCCCCCGAGGAACCGCGCGTGCTGGTGCTCCTCGACGGGCTGGGCGCGTTCCGCGAGGCCTACGAGGTGGGCCGCGGCGCGCCGTGGTTCACCGCGCTGCTGCAGGTGGCCAGCGACGGGCGGGCGGTGGGCGTGCACCTGGCGGTGAGCAACGACCGACCCGGTGGCATCCCACCGGCGCTGGCCTCGTCCGTGCAGCGCCGCCTGGTGCTGCGCCTGGCCTCCGAGGACGACTACGCCCTCGTCGACGTGCCCAAGGACGTGCTCGGTGCCGCCTCACCGCCCGGTCGCGGCGTACTGGACGGGCGCGAGGTGCAGGTGGCGGTTCTCGGGGGCTCGCGCAGCGTGCGCCACCAGAGCGAGGCCCTGCGTGCGTTGGCCACGAGCGTGGCGCGCCGCCCCGGTGCGGTGGCTGAGCCGGTGGGACGCTTGCCCGAGCGGGTGCCGCTGGCCGACCTGCCCGTGGCGGTGGGCGGCCTGCCGGTGCTGGGCGTGGAGGACGACGGGCTCGCGCCCGTGGGCTTCGACCCGCGCGGGGTGTTCGTCGTGGCGGGACCGCCCGCCAGCGGACGCACCACCGCACTGGCCTCCCTGGCGCGCAGCGTGCAGCGCTGGTGCCCGCAGGTGCGCACGCACCTGCTCAGCGCAGACCCGTCGTCGCTGACCGGTCTGCTCGCGTGGACCTCCCGCGCCGTAGGCCCCGAAGCGGTGGACGAGGCCGCCCGCCGAGTGCTCGACGAGCTGGGCCGCCCTGGCAACGCACCCGCCCCGCACCTCGTGGTGGTCGAGGACGCTCCGCTGCACGTCGGCGGTCTGGCTGAGACCGCCCTGGTGGACCTCGTCGCTGCCTGCCTCCGCGGCGGCCACACGCTGCTGGTGGACGGCGAGACCAGCGCACTGACCCAGTGGGGCCCGCTGCTGACCGCCGTGCGCGCCGGGCGGCGCGGCGTGGTGCTGCAGCCGGACCAGGTGGACGGCGACGCCGTCTTCCGCACCGCCTTCCCCCGCGTGGCCCGGGCGGAGTTCCCGCCCGGGCGCGGGCTGCTCGTCTCCCGCGGCGCTGCCGTGCGGGTGCAGGTCGCTCTCCCGGAGGTGTCGTGA
- a CDS encoding integrase core domain-containing protein has product MARSDKGAQYVAIRYIQRLTEASADASVGSTGDSYDNALAEAFNSLFKAELVRHRGPWKGTDDLEIAVAEYVDCVNQRRLHGELGLVPPVKFEANYYASTAGIRVPATVEALVSSL; this is encoded by the coding sequence GTGGCGCGCTCGGACAAGGGCGCCCAGTACGTCGCGATTCGCTACATCCAGCGCCTGACCGAGGCCAGCGCCGACGCGTCGGTCGGGTCCACCGGCGACTCGTATGACAACGCCCTGGCTGAGGCGTTCAACTCGCTGTTCAAGGCCGAGCTGGTCCGTCACCGGGGCCCGTGGAAGGGAACCGACGACCTGGAGATCGCGGTGGCGGAGTACGTCGACTGCGTCAACCAGCGACGTCTACACGGCGAACTGGGCCTGGTCCCGCCGGTGAAGTTCGAGGCCAATTACTACGCCAGCACCGCTGGCATCCGCGTTCCGGCTACCGTCGAGGCGTTAGTTTCGAGTCTCTGA